The sequence GGGTCGGCCTTGAGGGCCTGCCCGGGGTAGACCACGATCATTCCGTAGCCGCCCATCACGTAGGGCTGCACGCGTCCGGGCCACGGGTGGCGCAGGATCGCGCTGATCGAATTGATCACCGCATGCACCGACTGCCCGGGGTTGTGATCGAGTGATGCTTCGTAGCCGAGCCACGAATTCGGGTTGTAGGCGACCCGGAAAGTGAACAGCCTCCGGGCGCCCAGCTCGCCGAACGCCGGGCTCAGCGAGAGCCGGTTCTGATACGGGCGGACGCCGGGCTCGAGCTTGTAGGGGTTGCCGGCCAGCTCGGGCACCAGGTGCTCGAGGCGATCGGATTTCTTCGGCGGCGCGACCGGCGCGGCGGAATCGGCGGTCGAGTCCGGGCCTTCTCCCAGCCAGTCGGTGATCGAGTCTGCCGCCGCTGGTGCAGCGCCGGTCGAATCGAGCGCCACCTGCGCCGAAGCCATCGGGCATCCCGACGCCAGCATCAGGCCGGCGAGGACCAGCAGGGTCAGTGTGCCGGCGCCGGTCACTGGAAGGCTCCCGCCAGAATCCAGTGCAGGATGGTCTGGTAGCCGGGATCCGCGGTCGAGTTGAAGACCTTGAGCGGGTGCGGTACGCCTCCCGAATCCACGTTCAGCGGCCGGGTGAGAATCGGACTGGTGGTGGGCGTGTAGCCGGAGACCTGCATCACCACCTGGTCGAAGTCGAAGTGAGTGTCCTTGGCGCCCGGCGGCGACAGCTCGAGCGTTCCGCGAATGCCGCCTCCGTGACAGTCGCCGGTGGCGTCGCAGCCCTTGGCCATCAGGATCGGCTCGACCGAATCCGCGAACTGCGGATAGCTCAGCACGAACGCCTTGCCGCCCGAGGGCGGCGTCGGCGGCGCGGAGGGGCTGGTGCAGCCCTGCAGGGCGAGTGGCACCGCAAGCACCACCATCACCTGCGACGCCACGAGCTGTCGTGCGGTTCGGTTGCTTTGCACGGTGCCCATGCCTCCGAATCGTGCGGACTGCAAGCCGACCGAGTCCTGCGGACACCGAGCCCAGGCAGCGTGAGGCGATACCGCCTGAGCGGTGTCACGACTCGGGTTGCGCTCATTCCATGGAAATAGCCACGCCCCGTCCCGTGGGAGGGTTTGCCCTGGATCACGCAAGCGCTGCGCCAGAGGTTTGCGCGCGTTGGCGAACCTTCGTTCGCCGCTGAATCACTGGAGTTGTGTGATCGTCGTGCGAATTGCGTTTCGCGAGAGCGTCGCGCTCAGCTGCGGAAGAATGTACAAACGTTCCCGCGAGTCGTGCGTCGTGGAGAGCGACGCGCGCTCAGAAGTAGCGAACGACGAACAGCGATTCCGCCGCCGGCTCGAGCACGAATCGTTCGCGCAGCGAGCTTTCGACCCACACGGTGTCGACCGGTGTCCCGGGTTGAACCAGAATGGCCGCGAATTCCGGTCGCTGTCGGGCCTTTTGCATCGCGGCTCGCGGGCCCAGCACGAAGAGAGGGGTGTCCCACGCGTCGCAGGTGTAGGCGCTCTTCGAGACCAGCGTCACCGAGATCAGCCCTTCGGCCGGCCGGCCGCTCCGCGGATCCATGATGTGACCGTAGGTGGTGCCGTTGGCCGCGACGAACTGCTCGTACTTCCCCGAGGTCGAAATGCCTTCGCCGGACAGCGTGATGCGGCCGAAATAGGGCATGCGATCGCGCGGATCACGGATCCCGATCCGCCAGCCCGGAGCGCCCGGCGCATGCCCGATCGCGAACATGTTGCCGGTGAGATCCACCAGAGCGTTCTGGACTCCGCGAGCGCGTAGCGATTCGGCGGCCACGTCCACCGCGTAGCCCTTGGCGATGCCGCCGAGGTCGATCTTCAGCTCGGGCCGCTCGAACCGGATCATCCGTTTTCCCCGATCGAACCGGACGTGCTGCGCCCCGACCTTGGCGGCGGCAGCTCGCGCCTCGGCCTCGTCGGGGACGTGGGGCGTCCCGCCCAGGAAGCCCCACACCCGCATCAGAGGCTCGACGGTGATGTCGAAGGCCCCGTCGCTCTGCTTCCAGACATCGAGCGAGGTGCCGATCACCTCCGCGACCTGAGGATCGATCCGGGTGGGCCCGGAGCCCGCGACCCGGTTGATGCGCGCCACTTCGCTGGTGGTGGTCCAGTTGCTCATGAGGGAATCGACGCGAAAGAAGACGTCGAGCGCGTTCTCGGCGATCGGCGCGCTGGCCGCCGAGTCCGACGTCACCAGAATGACGTGGACGTACGTGCCCATGGTGTGCGCGGGCCAGGTCACCGAACGCTCGGGAGCGGCGGCCCCGAGGATCACGGGGAGGAACGGGAGCAGCGCCTTCCATGGCTTCATGCCGCGAATGATACTCTGGCCGGAGAATCCCGTGCACTTCGCGGCCCGACCTCACGACTTCGAACCCCTGGAGCAGTCATGGCAACGACTCGAGCGACCTCCGGTCCCTCCCCATCAGCAGGCGGCGTCGCGCGAAACGCCGCGCTCTCGATCGATCGCGAGCGGTTTCGCGAACTGGGCCACCACCTGATCGACGCGATCGCCGATCGCCTCGCCGCAATCCCCGCGGGCCGCGTAACGCCGGGAGAGACTCCGGGCGCGGTGCGCCAGGCGCTCGGAGTGGGTGGCGCGCTGCCGGAGCGTGGCGCCGACCCTCGCGCACTGCTCGATCGCGCCACGGCGCTGCTGTTCGATCACTCGCTGTTCAATGGCCATCCGCGCTTCTTCGGCTACATCACCTCGTCACCCGCGCCGATCGGGATGCTCGGCGACCTGCTGAGTGCGGCGGTCAATCCCAACGTCGGGGCCTGGGCGCTCGCGCCGGCCGCCACCGAGATCGAGGCCGAAACCGTGCGCTGGGTCGCCGAGTTGATCGGCTACCCGGCCGACTGCGGCGGCCTGATGGTGAGCGGAGGCAACATGGCCAACTTCATCGGCTTCTTCGCCGCGCGGGCGGCCGGCGCTGACTGGAGCGTGCGCGAGAAAGGAATCGCCGGGGGGGAAGGACGCAAACTGCGGGCCTACGTCTCGGCCGAAACCCATACCTGGATCCAGAAGGCGGCGGATCTCTCAGGCATCGGCACCGACGCGATCCGATGGATTCCCTGCGACGCCGAGCAGCGGATGGACATGGCGAGCCTGCGCAGCCAGATCGACGAAGACCGCGCGCGTGGCGATCGCCCGTTCCTGGTGGTGGGAACCGCGGGCTCGGTGAGCACCGGCGCGGTGGATCCGCTGCCAGAGATCGCGAGCCTCTGCCGCGAGCAGAAGTTGTGGTTCCACGTCGACGGCGCCTACGGCGGATTCGCCGCTCGCGTGCCGGGCGTCCCGAGTGCGCTGCGAGCCCTGTCCGAGGCGGACTCGGTGGCGGTCGACCCGCACAAGTGGCTCTACGCTCCGCTCGAAGCCGGCTGCGCGCTGGTGCGCGATCCCGAGCATCTGATCCGAGCCTTCTCCTACCACCCGCCCTATTACCACCTGGAGGAGAAGGTGGTGAACTTCGTGGACTTCGGCCCCCAGAATTCACGCGGCTTCAGGGCGCTCAAGGTCTGGTTGGCGCTCCAGCAGGTCGGAGCGGCTGGCCATCGCGAGTTGATCGCGGAGGACATCGAGCTCTCGCGGGCGATGGCCGAGAGAATCGAGCGCCACCCCGAGCTCGAGCGCGTGACTCAGGCGCTCAGCATCGTGACCTTCCGTTTCGTTCCCGGCGACTTGAGGGCGCGAGTCGGTGAGGCCGACGTCGAGGCGTACCTGAACGACCTGAATCGCGAGCTGCTCGACCGCAGCCAGCGGGCGGGGGAGGTGTTCGTTTCCAACGCCGTGATCGGTGATCGGTACGTGCTGCGCGCGTGCATCGTCAACTTCCATACCGCGCGCGCCGACGTCGAGGCGACCCCCGACATTCTCGCCCGGATGGGCCGGCAGCTCGATGCCGCGAAGCGGCCGGCAGGCCTGCGCGCCGCACGCTCCTGAGCCTGTCTCAGCGCGGGTCGCGGGGCAGGGAGAGCCCGAGCGCCCTCATCTTCTTGTACAGGTGGCTGCGCTCGAGCCCCAACCGTTCGGCGGCCCGGGTCACGTTTCCCTCGTCGAGCCGCAGCGCCGCTTCGATGCGCTCGCGCTCGAAGGCCTTGAGCGCGTCGGCGAGCCTCCCTTCCTCGCGCGGAGTGGCTTCCGCCGGTGGCAGCACGGCGGTGACCGCCGCCGCGGTCACGGCGGCGCCGGGATTCATGATCAGCAGGCGCTCGATCAGATTGCGCAGCTCCCGCACGTTGCCCGGAAACGGGTAGCGTTTGAGCCGCTCGAGCGCTTCGGGCTCGAACGCGCGCCGCCGCCCGCCGGTCTCGCGAGCCAGCTCCGCCGCGAAGTGTTCGACCAGCAGCGGGATGTCGGAAGCGCGCTCGCGCAGCGGCGGCACTTCGATGGGAATCACGTTGAGCCGGAAATAGAGATCCTCCCGGAAGCGCTGCTCGCGAATGGCGGCGCCGAGATCGCGATTGGTGGCGGCGATGACGCGGACGTCCACGCGTACCGGCCGGCTCCCGCCCACGCGCGACAGCTCGTTCTCCTGCAGCACGCGCAAGAGCTTGGTCTGGGCGGCAGGGCTCAGTTCGCCGATCTCATCCAGGAACAGGGTTCCGAGGTGTGCCTCCTCGAACCGCCCGCGACGCGCTTCGGTGGCGCCGGTGAAGGCGCCGCGCTCGTGACCGAACAGCTCGGACTCGAGCAGGGCTTCGGGAATGGCCGCGCAATTGACCGCCACGAAGGGCTGGTCGCGGCGCGGACTCGAGGCGTGGAGCGCCCGGGCCACTAGCTCCTTTCCGGTGCCGTGCTCGCCGTGGATCAGCACGCGCGAGCCCGACGGCCCGGCCAGCTCGATCTCGCGCAGCAGGCGTTGGATGGCTGGAGAGCGCCCCACCATCGCGTGCGGCCAGCTGCGCTGGAGCCGCCGATTCTCGGCGGCCAGTGTGGCCGCGGCCGTGGCGTTCCGCATCAGCACCAGCAGGCGCTCGAGCGCGATCGGTTTCTCGAGGAAGTCCCAGGCCCCGAGCCGTGTCGCCCGCACCGCGGTATCGATGGTGGCGTGCCCGGACATCATCACCACCACCGTCTCCGGGGCGCCCGAACGAATCTCGGGGAGGAGATCGAGCCCTTCGCCGTCGCGGAAGCGGACGTCGAGGAGCACGAAGTCGAAGGCTTCGCGCAGGCGGCGCCGCGCCTCGGCGATCGAATCGGCGGTGTCGACCTGGTAGCCCTCGCGCTCGAGCGCGCTGCGGAGGCTGCTGAGGATGTTGGGTTCGTCGTCGGCGATCAGGACCGTTCGCATGGTCAGGCTCCGCGTTGGAGCGGCAGTCGGAGGTGGAAGGAGGTTCCTCGTCCGGGTTCGGATTCGACCCGAATCGCTCCGCCGTGATCGCTGGCGATCCGCTCCACGATCGTGAGGCCGAGGCCGCTTCCCCCGGGCTTGGTGGTGAACTCGGGTACGAACAGGCGGCGCTTCTGCGACTCGTCGAGCCCGGGACCGTCGTCCGCGACCACCCATTCGATCGCCCCGCGATCCGCATCAGCCGCGACCCGGACATGCCCCGAAGGCTCGGTCGCTTCGAGGCCGTTCTTCACCAGATTGACGAGCGCCTGCCGGATCTGGCCGCGATCGGCCCGCCACGGCGGATCGTCCGCCGGCGCCGAGATCGCGAGCCGTCCGGCCGCGATCTCATGACCGTAGAGGGCGCCGAGGTCCTCGCACAGCGCGCGCGCGCTGCACGCCGCCGGGGTCGGAGGGGGCAGGGAGCCGAGCGCGCTGAACTCGTTCAGGAGCCGCTTCAGGTGCAGGACCTCGTCATCGATGGTGCGAACCGCGCCGTTCAGGATCTCGGCGAAGTCCGGGCGGTGGAGTTCGTAGCTGCGTTTGAGATCGGCGACCGAAACCGCGATCGGGGTGAGCGGATTCTTGATCTCGTGAGCGACGGCGCGAGCCATCTGGCTCCAGGCGGCCTGTCGCTCGCTCGCCTGGAGACGCGCGCGGGATTCGGCCAGATCGCCCCGCATGCGATCGAGCGCGCGCACCAGCGTTTCGAGCTCGCGAATCGGCTCCGGCTCCAGCGGAGGATCCGACTCCCCGCGCGCCATGCGCGTGGCGAAGTTCGCCAGCCGTTCCACCGGACGCGACAGTTGCCACGACCACACCGCGCCCAGCAGCGCGGCGAGCGCCACGCTCAGCAGCCCGAGTACGGCACAGGTCGCCTGGAGCGCGCCGATGGTGCGGTCGGCCGATGCCGTGGAGAGCAGCGCGGTGATCCGCGCGCGCGCGCCTTCCCCCAGATCCAGCTGCTGGTCGCGCGCCTCGAACCACCCGTCCGTGAGCCGCACCCGCGCCGGCCGCTCGGTGGATTGCGGAGCGACACTCTCGCGGCCGCCGAGCGTCGAAGCGATCGCTCGTCCGGTCGTGTCGCGGAGCACCAGCTCGACCCCGCTCGTCTGCCGGAGGCCCTCGAGGTAGGCCTGATTGAGGGTGACGCCTCCGCGGACCTGACCGACCGGTCGGCCGAGGTAGAGCACCGGGGCGCGGGCCCCGATCGAGAGCGCCGGCTCGTTCGGGCCCGAGGTCGCGGCGGTGTCGATGACGGCGAGGAAATCGAGTCCGAGCAGGAAACGCTGGGTGGCGAGGAAATCGAGCAGATCACGATCGCCGCCGCCGGGCACCAGATAGAGTCGTTTGAGCGTGGGATCGCGGCCGAGAAGCTCGAGTTTCCGTTCGATCTGGTCGCGATCCGATCGCAGCCGGATGCGCAACACGCCCAGCGTCGCTTCCAGCCGCGCGCTCGCTTCGGCCCGCACCGTGGCGCGAATCCGGCTCGCCAGCAGCACCATCACGATCGCGAGCGGCACCAGCGCGGCCAGCGCGAACGCCAGCGTCCATCTCGCGCGCAGCGAGTTCACGGCTTCGTTCCCGGGAGTGGGCAGTCGAGCGGCTCGACCAGCTGGTCGAGCCCGATCGCGCCGAGGCGCGCGCGCATGGCGGCCGGCGCGACCACCGGGCAATGAATGCCGAAGAGCGGAACGGTGACGAGTCCGGCGGTCAGCGAATCGGCGCTCACGGCGCCGGTCCGCGCGAGCTGCCAGCGTGGCGCCGGCCCGGCGGAACTCGTTCCAGCGCCGCGATTCCACCAGGCCTCGATTCGCGAGGCCGCCGGCCACGACGGATCTACGATGACCCTGGGCCTCGACCCCGAGCGGGGCGCGGAGCCGCCGGCGATTCCGCTGCCTTCCAGCTCGAGATCGCCGCGGAACAATTCCCGATCCAGCGCGGCGAGATCGGCCGCCGGGAGCTGCGCCGGACCGGTCGCGGAATCGCGGCCCGTGACGCTCGCCGCCACGACTCCCTCGAGTGATCCGCGCTCGCCGGTCCACCAGCGCGGATCCACGCGCAGCCGGGAAGACAGCTCGCCGGGCCAGAAGATTCCGGCGTCGATCTCGTTGCGTTGGAGCGCGATCTCCTCGTCGCCGGCTTCGTCGAACGGCCGAATGACGAGGGTCTCGGGCCAGGCCGCGGCGCCCCGCGCTCCGTCGGAGCGGACCAGCAGCGAAGAATCCCGCGACTCCCGCTCGGTGAAGTAGCCCGGCTGGCGCGGAATCCACGGCGGGCTGCCGGCACACGCGAAGAAGGCGCAGGGACGCGAACGCGAAGGCACGCCGAGACGAAGAAGGGGGAAGGCGAGGCCCTCCGCTCGATCCGCCCGAACGCGAATCTGCTTCCACTGCTTCTCCGCACCAGCGGACCCGCTTTCCAGCCGCGCCATGGCGAGCCCGCCGGGATCGATTCGCTCGACCACCCCGGTCGCCACCGCCTTCCCGTGGCGCTCGAGCGTGACGCGATCCCCGCGCTCCAGCGCGCTCGAATCGGCCACCGCGAAATACGCCACCCGATCCCCCACCCACACCAGTCTCGCGTCGACCGGCCGAGTCTCGGCCCGAGCCCGCAGCGCCGGCAACAGCAGCGCGACGGCGAAAGCGGCGGCGGTCGCGCGCAAGAAACCGAGGTCGCGGCGGAGGAGTGTGCAGGCGTGCTTGGACGCTCCCTTGTCCGTGGACAACGATGATCCCTCACTGTGTCGATTCATCCACGCTCGCGGGAAGGCCCGAATCCGCGAGTGGAACACGGGTTCCAGCCTGGGATCAGGATTCGCGCGTGTCAAGGCTGACACGATTTCCTCGAGTGACTTGAGTGCTTCGGGATGCAACTCGTTGAGATGCAAGACGCTCGCGCTTCGGTACGTGACTTGATGAGGAGCCTCCTCCGAAGCCGGGCAGGTGCCCGGCCTCCACCGGCGGCGCGAGCAGCCGCCGGCCGACCCGCGGCGGGTGCCGGTCCTCCTGCGGTTCGGAGCAGAACGACCCGGCTAGGAGATCCATCATGAAGCGCAGTTCCCGTGTCATCCTCGCCCTGGCCATGCCCGCCGCGGCTGCCCTGGCGCTCGCGGGTTGCGGCAACCAGAACGACCACTCGGTTTCGACAAGCTCGAGTCAGGGCTCGGTCGCCGAGGCCTCCGAAGCGGTCCCGGCCAGCAACGTTCCGCCCGCCTCGACCTCGCCGCAGATGGCGGGCGGCGGGACCACTCCGGCGCGGAACGACAGCCTCTCGCACCCGGCTTCCGAGGGCATGCCGCCCGACATCGTGGCGGCGGCGACCGATAGCGCGGTTGCCCCGGGCGAAGCGGTCGAGATCGGCGTCGAGGGAACTCCCGACGTGACCGAGGTCACTCTGTCGGATGGCCTCCACACGCCGCAGGCACTCTACTTCGACAGCGAGGTCAAGACCTGGCGCGCGGTCTACCGGGTGCCGCTGCGCCCGAGCTCAGATCGAGTGGCGCTCGCCATCACCGCCCGCAACGACGTCAACCGCTGGCGGCGCGTGTGGGTGTTCATCAAGGTGCGGGGAGAGGCGCAGCGGGAATCGACCTCGGGCGTGGACAGCAGCAAGTAGCCCGAAGGTTGTGTGACGGAGAGTGTTGATGGCCGGGATCGTGCACAGCGATCCCGGCCATGCACGGCGATCGGCGCGGTTCCCGGCAGGCGCGTCAGCTCTTCTTGTGGCCCGAGCCCTTCTTCGAGGCCACGCGGTGATCGTCGCTCTCGATCAACGCCCGGAAGCGGGCATCGGAGCGCAGCGGGTCGAGATCCTTGTCGTTGCGAGCGGTCGAGGACACGTCGTAGCCCAGCTCCGCCGCCCGATTCAACCACGCGAACGCCGTGTCGGATTCCCCGAGCTGCGCCGAAGCGCAGGCCACGTTGTAGCAGGTCGGCCCGACGCGGTAGCCGTGATCCAGTGCCCGCAGGAACGAGGCGCGACTCGCGCGGGGATCACGCGCGCGAAGCTGAGCGAAGCCGAGATTGAACCAGGCGCGACCGAATCCGGGATGCTTCTCGGCTATCCGCTGGTAGTGAGGAAGGGCTTCCCGCCAGGAGTCGACATTCTCCCAGTCACCGTAGCCTTCGCCGTGGAGGTTCAGATCCTCGGCGATCTGAACGAGCTGGTCGAAGCGCGGCGAATCGTGAAGCGAGACCAAGTCGGCGTCCTCGGGGATGTGGCCCGGATCGTCGTAGCCGCCAGCGAGCGCGCACTCGAGAGCGTCGAGCGCCTGGGCGGTCCGTCCTCCCAGCGCCAGTGCGCAGGCCTGGTTGTAGTGAGCCGAGGCCGAGGAGTCGACCGCGAACTGCCGGGCGAACGCATCGGCCGCGAGGCGGCTGTCACCCGAACGCATCAGCGATATTCCCACCGACTTCCAGGCGACGGCGTCGGTCGAATTCTCCGCCTTGAGCGACGAATACTCGGAACTCGCATCGTTCAGCTTCTCGAGATTCCTGTCGGTTCCAGCCTGACCTTTCAGGATCAGTTGAAAGCGACGATCGGAGCGGATCGAATTGAGATCCGAATCGGTCTGCAGCATGTCGGTCTGATCGAAGCCGGCCTCGAGCGCCGACACCAGATCCCCGAGCGCCCGATTCTTCTGGCCGTCGAGGGCGAAGCTGCACGCCGCGTTGTAGTATGCGCTGCCGGTGCGAATGCCGGCCGCGGCGGCGCGCTCGTACACCTCGCCGGCGTCGCCGTACCGCTCCTGTTCGTACAATTTCTTCGCCCGCCCGTAAAGATCCTCATCCTTGAGCGGTTGCTGAGCCGGGGGCAGCCCATTGGCCAGCGACCGATCCGCGGGATCGGGGGCCGGGACGCCGGTCTCGAGCGTGCGGGTGACCTCGCCGAGGGCGATCGAACTGGAGGTGTGCGTCTCGACGGCGGTCGAAGTGCGGGGCGCCGCCGAATTCGTCGCGACGCGCCAGGGGCGCGCCGGCGACGCCACCACTCGCGCCGCCGCCAGCGGCAGGGTGAGGAGCAGGGCCGCGATCCCGGCGCCGGCCACCGCGCGACCCGACAGGCGCCCGCGAGCTCGATCGTTGCGAAGAATCGCCAGCAGCCGCGACTCGAAGCTCGAGGGCCGCGCGAAGGCGAGGGTGAGACCCATGAAGCCGGCGCCGCGGGCACGGCCCGCGATCTCGAGCAGATGACGCGCATATTCCGAAGCTCGCACTCCGCGCGACAGCACCACGTCATCGCAGGCTCGCTCGCAATCCCGTTGCGCCGAACGCGCCAGCAGGATCACCAGCGGGTGGAACCAGAAGAGCGCTTCGGCCGAGCGCACGATCAGCATCGCGATCGAGTCACATCGCTGGACGTGCGCCAGCTCGTGAAGGAAGACGGCGCGCAGCCGCTGGCGATCCCATTCCGGCGCGCCGATCGGAAGCAGCAATCGGCCGGCGACGATTCCGGTCACGGCCGGTACCCGGACCCGCGCGCTGGCTCTCACGCCCACGGAACTGCGAAGCCCCAGTTCCTGCCGGGCGCGCTCGAACTCCTCGATCACGTGAGGATGCTCGATCGACTGCGCACGCGCGTAGACCCACTGGGCGAACGCGAGCAGCGCCCCGATTCTCGCCAACAGCAGGAACGCCACCAGCGCGACCAGAGCCGCGACGGCCGAGGCCCACGACGTCGCGGTCCACGCCGCTCCCGCCGGCATTTCGCGGACGTGAGCGAGCGAGGAGGAAGAGGCCGCGCCAAGTCGCCTCGCCGGCGTATCCTGCGCGAAGCTGCCCGAATGGGGACGCGTAGGCGAGGCAGCTCCCGCGCGGGTCGGAGTGGCGGGCCCTGCCGAGGGCGGCGCGCCAACCGGCGCCGGCAGCAGGGGCAGGCGCCAGGCGGGCAGGAGGGGAGTGGAGAGCGGGATGAGCAGCGCCGCCGCGAGCGACGTGACCGCGATCAGGTGACGGAGCGAAGCCGAGGCCCGAGGCATCAGCGCGAGAAGCGACTGCCCAACAGCCACGACTACGGTCACGCGAAGGGCGACCCCCACCATCCAGCGCCAATCGATCGTGGCGGTGAGCCACTGCACGAGAATCCGGATCGCGTCCATCAGCGGCCCTCCTTGCGCGCCCGCTCGATCAGGTTCGAGATGCGCTCGACATCGGTCTCCGACAATTGCAGATCCGGCCGGTCGAGCAGGGTCAGCACCGCGCCCGATACCGAGCCCTCGAAGAAGGTCGTGAGCAGGTGCTCGAGCGCCCCTTCGCGAGCCTTGTCACGCGCCAGACGCGGGCGATAGACATACCGCTTCCCGTCGTGCTCGTGCTTCAGCACGCCCTTCTGCTCGAGGATGCGGAGCGTGGCGCGCACCGCCGAATAACCGGGCGGGTCGGCCATCAACGCCCGGACTTCCGAGGCGGTGGCGGCGCTCGACCGGTAGACGATGTCGAGAATCTCCCGTTCGCGGCGACTCAGCGTGGACAGACGCTTCATGGGCCCCCCCTGCGGCTGCGGCCAACTGCTAAATTTCTAGCATGTCAATGGGGCCGGGACAAGAGCGATCTCACCGGCGCGGGGGATCGCCGGGACCAGCGCGGCGGCAAGCTTGACGCCGCGGGGTTCGATTCCTAGCTTTGAACTCGTGATTCAGCCACGTACTGGCTCGCCGATCGTGGGGCTCGCAGGGGCGATCGCGCTCGCGGCGCTCGCCGCAGGCTGCGCCTCGCAGACCATCAGCGGCGAGTGGAAGGACACTTCCTTCCGGGGCTCCGTCGACTCGGTTTTCGTGGTTGCGATCCGCAGGGAGGAGATCCACCGGCGTCTGTGGGAGGACGCGTTCGTAGCCGAGCTCACGGCGCGAGGCGTGACCGCCGTACAGTCCTATCGCTTGTTCCCGGACGGCGCCCCCGACACGCAGCAGGTCATCACCGCGGTCCGCGAGCGGCATTTCGGCGGTGTGCTGGTCTCGAGCCGTCTGCCCAACTCGACCAGCTCCACCTACGTTCCGGGACACACCGAAACCCGGCCGGTCACGACCCCCGACGTGTTCTCGAACTCCTATTCCACGCGTTGGACCGACGTGAAGGTTCCTGCCTCCATCGAGACCACCAACATCCGACACTACGAGACCGACCTGTGGAAGACCGGCGCGGGAGCGCACATGATCTGGACCGGCGTCTGCGATTGTCCGGACAGCGTCGATCCCAACGAGATCGGCGAGGACGTCAGCCTGGTGATCGTCCCGCAGATGGAGCGCGCCGGCGTCGTGCCGGGGCGTCGGAAGAAGTAACGGCGACGCAACGAGATTCGAGATCGGGCGCGCCCTGGCTGGGCGCGCACAGTTCATTGTGCTAGCGTCCCGCCCACTCGGCATCCTGTTCTCGAAATGTCGATCATGAACCAGGAGGGGGAGCACTCATGAAACGGATTCTGCTGAGCTGCGCCATGTTGCTCGGAATCGCGGTCGCCGCGAACGCGGCCGACGTGAAGACCACGACCGGGGCGAACGGCAAGCCTCGCTTCGAGGCGAGCGACAAGATCACCGCCGAGTCCACCGTGCTCTCGGTCAACAAGACCAAGCGCACCCTGAAGATCGTGAATGCCGACGGCGACACGGTCGTGGTGGAGTGCGGACCCGAGGTCAAGAACTTCGCTCAGATCAAGGCCAAGGACAAGGTCACCGTCACGTACACCGAGAAGCTGGTGGTCGAGGTGGCGGGCGGGCCGGGCTCGCCGGCGGCGGGCACCGAGGCGACGTCCACGAGCGCCAAGCCCGGAGAGAAGCCGAAGGGCTCGATGACCCAGAAGACGCACTACAAGGCGACGATCACGGCCATCGACAAGGCCGCCGGTACGGTGGCGTTGAAGGGCGTGGACGGCCATGAGATCACG is a genomic window of Candidatus Sulfotelmatobacter sp. containing:
- a CDS encoding M56 family metallopeptidase — protein: MDAIRILVQWLTATIDWRWMVGVALRVTVVVAVGQSLLALMPRASASLRHLIAVTSLAAALLIPLSTPLLPAWRLPLLPAPVGAPPSAGPATPTRAGAASPTRPHSGSFAQDTPARRLGAASSSSLAHVREMPAGAAWTATSWASAVAALVALVAFLLLARIGALLAFAQWVYARAQSIEHPHVIEEFERARQELGLRSSVGVRASARVRVPAVTGIVAGRLLLPIGAPEWDRQRLRAVFLHELAHVQRCDSIAMLIVRSAEALFWFHPLVILLARSAQRDCERACDDVVLSRGVRASEYARHLLEIAGRARGAGFMGLTLAFARPSSFESRLLAILRNDRARGRLSGRAVAGAGIAALLLTLPLAAARVVASPARPWRVATNSAAPRTSTAVETHTSSSIALGEVTRTLETGVPAPDPADRSLANGLPPAQQPLKDEDLYGRAKKLYEQERYGDAGEVYERAAAAGIRTGSAYYNAACSFALDGQKNRALGDLVSALEAGFDQTDMLQTDSDLNSIRSDRRFQLILKGQAGTDRNLEKLNDASSEYSSLKAENSTDAVAWKSVGISLMRSGDSRLAADAFARQFAVDSSASAHYNQACALALGGRTAQALDALECALAGGYDDPGHIPEDADLVSLHDSPRFDQLVQIAEDLNLHGEGYGDWENVDSWREALPHYQRIAEKHPGFGRAWFNLGFAQLRARDPRASRASFLRALDHGYRVGPTCYNVACASAQLGESDTAFAWLNRAAELGYDVSSTARNDKDLDPLRSDARFRALIESDDHRVASKKGSGHKKS
- a CDS encoding BlaI/MecI/CopY family transcriptional regulator translates to MKRLSTLSRREREILDIVYRSSAATASEVRALMADPPGYSAVRATLRILEQKGVLKHEHDGKRYVYRPRLARDKAREGALEHLLTTFFEGSVSGAVLTLLDRPDLQLSETDVERISNLIERARKEGR